The Catenuloplanes niger genome includes a window with the following:
- a CDS encoding sensor histidine kinase → MDIPQYGRRLHGAFAIGAGVAVASLGMVTLLTWGDGSSAGDLFGPGTPAPLVAVALATAGCGLIALAPGRPQPQARLAGRFLGLITVLAGATGLIARLFGPGRIGPVALDFLGIHDAPLGRTSTTTALTLMLVGAALITLDRRAAPRTPRPDPAGTETTIISGTVTAADPAVPALSPETAVADQRRGGGDRRAVGGDRRAGGDRRAGDRRGLGAETAGAADLLGLGAATIAVVALVVQIFGQAYREGAGTGAATVMSPITALAVLALCLGLLVARPQRGPLAALTGTSRGASVGRRLAFALVLLPVVAGLLAIAAVYAGVDRPATAITGAAILATLALLVVLARLVRELNVSDRVQQQLVDALEERREFTETLLQSINEGVVVLDRDHRVLDVNRHWCELTGRTPREAIGHLPPYPWDPPLEVAERPGGDTVLRRPNGEDVPVLASMAALPGPGGPRAYVVTYVDITGRKRTEEAVAAHAAETETTNAELVEANQRLERAVEFKSDLMSMVSHELAQPLSSIASLAELLTVDWNDLEDDIRLELSTKIDKNTRRLIGMMNDLTLLFRLDAGKVTARRTPVPVRDVAESAISNLPPTAPPVRVEVEPDLAALADRGHLWQILLNILSNAVKYGRAPIALTGRREGDQLVIEISDHGPGVPDHLVPTLFDRFMRGAGLGLFIVRHLAEANGGTVRYQPVEPHGALFILTIEAA, encoded by the coding sequence GTGGACATCCCGCAGTACGGGCGCCGACTCCACGGCGCGTTCGCCATCGGTGCCGGCGTCGCCGTCGCCTCCCTCGGCATGGTCACGCTGCTGACCTGGGGAGACGGCTCCTCGGCCGGGGACCTCTTCGGTCCCGGTACGCCCGCGCCGCTGGTCGCGGTGGCGCTCGCCACGGCCGGCTGCGGCCTGATCGCGCTGGCCCCCGGCCGCCCGCAGCCGCAGGCCCGGCTGGCCGGGCGGTTCCTCGGGCTGATCACCGTGCTGGCCGGTGCCACCGGGCTGATCGCCCGCCTGTTCGGGCCGGGGCGCATCGGACCGGTCGCGCTCGACTTCCTGGGCATCCACGACGCGCCGCTCGGCCGCACGTCGACCACCACCGCGCTGACGCTGATGCTGGTCGGAGCCGCGCTGATCACGCTGGACCGCCGGGCCGCACCGCGCACGCCGCGGCCGGACCCGGCCGGCACCGAGACCACGATCATCAGCGGTACGGTCACCGCGGCGGACCCGGCCGTACCGGCGCTCTCCCCGGAGACCGCGGTCGCGGACCAGCGGCGCGGCGGGGGAGACCGGCGGGCCGTCGGCGGCGACCGGCGGGCGGGCGGCGACCGGCGCGCCGGCGACCGGCGTGGCCTCGGCGCGGAGACCGCGGGCGCGGCCGACCTGCTCGGGCTCGGCGCCGCCACGATTGCGGTGGTGGCGCTGGTGGTGCAGATCTTCGGCCAGGCGTACCGGGAGGGTGCCGGCACCGGCGCCGCCACGGTCATGTCGCCGATCACCGCGCTCGCCGTGCTCGCGCTCTGCCTCGGCCTGCTGGTTGCGCGCCCGCAGCGCGGCCCGCTCGCGGCACTGACCGGCACCAGCCGCGGTGCCTCGGTCGGCCGCCGGCTCGCGTTCGCGCTGGTGCTGCTGCCGGTGGTGGCCGGCCTGCTGGCGATCGCGGCGGTCTACGCGGGCGTGGACCGCCCGGCCACCGCGATCACCGGCGCCGCGATCCTGGCCACGCTCGCGCTGCTGGTGGTGCTGGCCCGGCTGGTGCGCGAGCTGAACGTCTCCGACCGCGTGCAGCAGCAGCTGGTCGACGCGCTGGAGGAGCGCCGCGAGTTCACCGAGACACTGCTGCAGTCGATCAACGAGGGCGTGGTGGTGCTCGACCGGGACCACCGCGTGCTGGACGTGAACCGGCACTGGTGCGAGCTGACCGGCCGGACCCCGCGCGAGGCGATCGGCCACCTCCCGCCGTACCCGTGGGATCCGCCCCTGGAGGTCGCGGAGCGACCCGGCGGCGACACCGTGCTGCGCCGCCCGAACGGGGAGGACGTGCCGGTCCTGGCGTCGATGGCGGCGCTGCCCGGCCCGGGCGGACCGCGCGCGTACGTGGTGACCTACGTCGACATCACCGGGCGGAAGCGCACCGAGGAGGCGGTTGCCGCGCACGCCGCGGAGACCGAGACCACCAACGCGGAGCTGGTCGAGGCGAACCAGCGGCTGGAGCGCGCGGTCGAGTTCAAGTCCGATCTGATGTCGATGGTGTCGCACGAGCTGGCCCAGCCGCTGAGCTCGATCGCCAGCCTCGCGGAGCTGCTCACGGTCGACTGGAACGACCTCGAGGACGACATCCGCCTGGAGCTCAGCACGAAGATCGACAAGAACACCCGGCGGCTGATCGGCATGATGAACGACCTGACGCTGCTGTTCCGCCTGGACGCCGGCAAGGTCACCGCGCGCCGCACCCCGGTGCCGGTGCGGGACGTGGCCGAGTCCGCGATCAGCAACCTGCCACCCACGGCGCCACCGGTGCGGGTCGAGGTGGAACCGGACCTGGCCGCGCTCGCCGACCGCGGTCACCTCTGGCAGATACTGCTCAACATACTCAGCAACGCGGTGAAGTACGGCCGGGCGCCGATCGCGCTGACCGGGCGCCGCGAGGGCGACCAGCTGGTCATCGAGATCAGCGACCACGGCCCCGGCGTCCCCGACCACCTCGTGCCGACACTCTTCGACCGCTTCATGCGCGGCGCCGGCCTCGGCCTGTTCATCGTCCGTCACCTGGCCGAGGCGAACGGCGGCACGGTCCGTTACCAGCCGGTCGAGCCGCACGGCGCGCTCTTCATCCTGACCATCGAGGCCGCCTGA
- a CDS encoding PAS domain S-box protein: MQDWSTDYAQGLLEAAPDAIVVVAEDGRITLINAQAERLLGYRRDELVGRTVEMLVPAAARDAHPSHRQEYMQAARPRPMGSGTLAARRRDGSEFPAEISLSAIRTPEGLLIAAAIRDVSDRLEAQAERERLTAIAERERLEARLQQSQRLESLGQLAGGVAHDFNNLLAVVLNYIAFIAEEVGDAATGDPDRWDPVLKDINQIQRAAERAISLTHQLLAFGRREVVKPRVLNLNTVVREVEALLQRTIGEHVRLETALAADLWPIRADPGQLTQVLVNLAVNARDAMPGGGSLTIGTDNVTVDESYLAGRPGLHPGSYVRLQVSDTGGGMPKEVADRAFEPFFTTKPKGEATGLGLATVYGTIAQTGGQVSIYSEPDVGTTISALVPASEEALPVVEQQTSTLPEVAAGGGETVLVVEDEDAMRDVTHRILTRNGYRVLTAPGGDRALDLVRHHDGPIHLLLSDVIMPKMLGKEVAERVTALRPDTRVLFMSGYARPVLTENGTLGDDVTLVAKPFSERGLLQSVRSVLDD; encoded by the coding sequence GTGCAGGACTGGTCCACCGATTACGCGCAGGGGCTGCTCGAGGCGGCGCCGGACGCGATCGTCGTAGTGGCCGAGGACGGCCGGATCACGCTGATCAACGCGCAGGCCGAGCGCCTCCTCGGTTACCGGCGGGACGAGCTGGTCGGCCGGACCGTGGAGATGCTGGTCCCGGCGGCGGCACGGGACGCGCACCCCTCGCACCGGCAGGAGTACATGCAGGCCGCCCGGCCGCGGCCGATGGGCTCCGGCACGCTGGCCGCACGCCGGCGGGACGGGTCCGAGTTCCCGGCCGAGATCTCGCTGTCCGCGATCCGTACCCCCGAGGGGCTGTTGATCGCCGCCGCGATCCGGGACGTCAGCGACCGGCTGGAGGCGCAGGCCGAACGGGAACGCCTGACCGCGATCGCGGAGCGGGAGCGGCTCGAGGCCCGGCTGCAGCAGTCACAGCGGTTGGAGAGCCTCGGCCAGCTGGCCGGCGGCGTCGCGCACGACTTCAACAACCTGCTCGCGGTGGTGCTCAACTACATCGCGTTCATCGCGGAGGAGGTCGGCGACGCCGCGACCGGCGACCCGGACCGCTGGGATCCGGTGCTGAAGGACATCAACCAGATCCAGCGCGCCGCGGAACGCGCCATCTCGCTCACCCACCAGCTGCTCGCGTTCGGCCGGCGCGAGGTGGTCAAGCCGCGGGTGCTCAACCTCAACACGGTGGTACGTGAGGTGGAGGCGCTGCTGCAGCGCACGATCGGCGAACACGTGCGGCTGGAGACCGCGCTCGCCGCCGACCTGTGGCCGATCCGCGCGGATCCGGGTCAGCTCACCCAGGTGCTGGTCAACCTCGCGGTCAACGCGCGGGACGCGATGCCCGGCGGCGGCAGCCTGACCATCGGCACCGACAACGTGACGGTGGACGAGAGCTACCTGGCCGGCCGGCCCGGGCTGCACCCCGGCTCGTACGTGCGGTTGCAGGTCAGCGACACCGGCGGGGGCATGCCGAAGGAGGTCGCGGACCGCGCGTTCGAGCCGTTCTTCACCACCAAGCCGAAGGGCGAGGCGACCGGGCTCGGCCTGGCCACGGTGTACGGCACGATCGCGCAGACCGGCGGGCAGGTCAGCATCTACTCGGAGCCGGACGTCGGCACCACGATCAGCGCGCTCGTCCCGGCCAGCGAGGAGGCGCTGCCGGTCGTGGAGCAGCAGACCTCGACGCTGCCCGAGGTCGCGGCCGGCGGCGGCGAGACCGTGCTGGTGGTCGAGGACGAGGACGCGATGCGCGACGTCACCCACCGCATCCTCACCCGGAACGGGTACCGGGTGCTCACCGCGCCCGGCGGCGATCGCGCGCTGGACCTGGTGCGCCACCACGACGGGCCGATCCACCTGCTGCTCAGCGACGTCATCATGCCGAAGATGCTGGGCAAGGAGGTCGCGGAGCGGGTCACCGCGCTGCGGCCGGACACCCGGGTGCTGTTCATGTCCGGCTACGCCCGCCCGGTCCTCACCGAGAACGGCACGCTGGGTGACGACGTCACGCTGGTCGCCAAGCCGTTCTCCGAGCGCGGGCTCCTCCAGTCCGTCCGCTCCGTCCTCGACGACTGA
- a CDS encoding glycosyltransferase — MSANLKLAAAIIVRDEAELLSRCLDSLHGVVDEIHVHDTGSTDGSPEVATRAGACVTTGPWTDHFADARNAALHGWTADWVLSVDADEHVVANAGRLRELLAGTDADAATLEIDSDRQDSAVTFRAARLFRPDRTTWTRRIHEQITARDGTLRLAALPRDVARIVHAGYATADRREAKALRNVLLGRVQLDDLAADPAGNRDRIARTLLDLGRSCIVAGHRQDAVDTLELLRELFPRTRERLQGTDQLAQLMLAEGMDEVALVLVEDLRAAGAESSYCDWLAAQALAQLGEVDEAARLLSNVGRVVDTAGRRHGPAALTEMKVLVAELQAKLTSV; from the coding sequence GTGAGCGCGAACCTCAAGCTGGCCGCCGCGATCATCGTGCGCGACGAGGCGGAGCTGCTGTCCCGCTGCCTGGACTCGCTGCACGGCGTGGTCGACGAGATCCACGTGCACGACACCGGCTCCACCGACGGCAGCCCGGAGGTCGCCACGCGGGCCGGCGCGTGCGTCACCACCGGGCCCTGGACCGACCATTTCGCGGACGCGCGCAACGCGGCGCTGCACGGCTGGACCGCGGACTGGGTGCTCTCCGTGGACGCGGACGAGCACGTCGTGGCGAACGCCGGCCGGCTGCGCGAGCTGCTCGCCGGCACGGACGCGGACGCGGCCACGCTGGAGATCGACAGCGACCGGCAGGACAGTGCCGTCACGTTCCGGGCGGCGCGGCTGTTCCGCCCGGACCGCACGACGTGGACCAGGCGGATCCACGAACAGATCACCGCGCGCGACGGCACGCTGCGGCTCGCCGCGCTCCCCCGCGACGTGGCCCGGATCGTGCACGCCGGCTACGCGACCGCGGACCGCCGTGAGGCCAAGGCGCTGCGCAACGTGCTGCTCGGCCGGGTGCAGCTGGACGACCTGGCCGCGGACCCGGCGGGCAACCGGGACCGGATCGCCCGCACGCTGCTCGACCTCGGGCGCAGCTGCATCGTCGCCGGGCACCGGCAGGACGCGGTGGACACGCTGGAGTTGCTGCGCGAGCTGTTCCCGCGCACCCGGGAGCGGCTGCAGGGCACCGACCAGCTGGCGCAGCTGATGCTGGCCGAGGGGATGGACGAGGTCGCGCTGGTGCTGGTCGAGGACCTGCGCGCGGCCGGCGCGGAGTCCTCGTACTGCGACTGGCTCGCCGCACAGGCCCTGGCCCAGCTCGGCGAGGTCGACGAGGCCGCGCGCCTGCTGAGCAACGTCGGCCGGGTGGTGGACACGGCCGGGCGCCGGCACGGCCCGGCCGCGCTCACCGAGATGAAGGTGCTGGTCGCCGAGCTCCAGGCGAAGCTGACCTCGGTCTGA
- a CDS encoding response regulator — translation MVQDLQSPPPTVLVVDDEEDLRDIMRRMLERKGFTALTAGDADGAIVACRDHDGGIDLLVTDLSMPGVTGREVAEQASAMRPGLRVIYVSGLPKEVAVDKGMVDEHARLLQKPFTTSALIDAVNAALHDDPPA, via the coding sequence ATGGTGCAGGACCTGCAGTCGCCGCCGCCCACGGTGCTCGTCGTCGACGACGAGGAGGACCTGCGCGACATCATGCGCCGCATGCTGGAGCGCAAGGGCTTCACCGCGCTCACCGCCGGCGACGCCGACGGCGCGATCGTCGCCTGCCGCGACCACGACGGCGGGATCGACCTGCTCGTGACGGACCTCAGCATGCCCGGTGTCACCGGGCGCGAGGTCGCGGAGCAGGCCTCGGCGATGCGCCCCGGGCTCCGCGTCATCTACGTCTCCGGCCTCCCCAAGGAGGTCGCGGTGGACAAGGGCATGGTCGACGAGCACGCCCGGCTGCTGCAGAAGCCGTTCACCACCAGCGCCCTGATCGACGCCGTCAACGCCGCCCTGCACGACGACCCGCCCGCCTAG
- a CDS encoding sensor histidine kinase produces the protein MPRLQRSVAALAAGVAALGILATVSLCGALNGLADRNQRQALDRRVDLVRAGVSAEAARYVDALTDVATALGAQTDLTAEDFTRISAALSTRRLPALTAVSVLVAVDTAAVPATQAYWRAQGATGLTLRPDPAEDEHVFAVLTRDFDGRPQMIGPDLAKRAELRGALRQSANTGAAAISRTYVLARDENLPAARRQLSFVVAVPFYRPTADRVSGWAVLGLRGGTFLAAAMRNSALSMIEVELLDSSAEGIRTPVATWPAGEEHGDGDLTRTVSVGVAQRTWQLTVKPTGTLAEGEAPWLVPASALTGTVITALVVGIIGILGTSRGRALGRVAAATAALQADIARREETERQLRRTEGELRGFLAMAGHDLKAPLASVAGHVDLLRDAPDRDTGDADWRAVERGLARMNRLIDDLLAYATADAAPLDPRPVDLGALATDVAADQDTADHATVRIGALPTVLADPGMLRHVLENLVGNAVKYTRPGETPQIEIVSVPAGARTRIEVADHGIGVPEVDRARVFDAFHRSPNGADRPGTGLGLAICQRIVERHGGEIGVESNAGGGSRFWFTLPGGG, from the coding sequence ATGCCGAGATTGCAGCGCAGCGTCGCCGCGCTCGCCGCCGGTGTCGCCGCGCTCGGCATCCTGGCCACCGTCTCGCTCTGCGGCGCGCTGAACGGCCTGGCCGACCGCAACCAGCGGCAGGCGCTCGACCGCCGGGTCGACCTGGTCCGGGCCGGTGTCTCCGCCGAGGCCGCCCGGTACGTCGACGCGCTCACCGACGTCGCCACCGCGCTCGGCGCCCAGACCGACCTGACCGCGGAGGACTTCACCCGGATCAGCGCCGCGCTGTCCACCCGCCGGCTGCCCGCGCTCACCGCGGTCTCCGTGCTGGTCGCCGTGGACACCGCGGCGGTGCCGGCCACCCAGGCGTACTGGCGGGCGCAGGGCGCGACCGGGCTGACGCTGCGCCCCGACCCGGCCGAGGACGAGCACGTGTTCGCGGTGCTCACCCGCGACTTCGACGGCCGCCCGCAGATGATCGGCCCGGACCTGGCCAAGCGCGCCGAACTGCGCGGTGCGCTGCGGCAGTCCGCGAACACCGGCGCGGCCGCGATCAGCCGGACGTACGTGCTGGCCCGCGACGAGAACCTGCCGGCCGCCCGGCGTCAGCTGTCGTTCGTGGTCGCGGTGCCGTTCTACCGGCCGACCGCGGACCGGGTCAGCGGCTGGGCGGTGCTGGGCCTGCGCGGTGGCACGTTCCTCGCCGCGGCCATGCGCAACAGCGCGCTGAGCATGATCGAGGTGGAGCTGCTGGACTCGTCCGCGGAGGGCATCCGCACGCCGGTCGCGACCTGGCCGGCCGGCGAGGAGCACGGCGACGGCGACCTCACCCGTACCGTCTCCGTCGGCGTCGCGCAGCGGACCTGGCAGTTGACCGTGAAACCGACCGGCACGCTGGCCGAGGGCGAAGCACCCTGGCTGGTGCCGGCGTCCGCGCTGACCGGGACCGTGATCACGGCGCTGGTGGTGGGCATCATCGGCATCCTCGGCACGTCCCGCGGGCGCGCGCTGGGCCGGGTCGCGGCCGCCACGGCGGCGCTGCAGGCGGACATCGCGCGCCGCGAGGAGACCGAACGGCAGCTCCGCCGCACCGAGGGCGAGCTGCGCGGCTTCCTGGCCATGGCCGGGCACGACCTGAAGGCGCCGCTGGCCTCGGTGGCCGGTCACGTGGACTTGCTCCGCGACGCACCGGACCGGGACACCGGCGACGCGGACTGGCGGGCCGTGGAACGCGGACTGGCCCGGATGAACCGGCTGATCGACGACCTGCTCGCGTACGCCACCGCGGACGCGGCGCCGCTCGACCCACGGCCGGTCGACCTGGGCGCGCTGGCCACCGACGTCGCGGCGGACCAGGACACGGCCGACCACGCCACGGTACGGATCGGCGCGCTGCCCACCGTGCTGGCCGACCCCGGCATGCTGCGGCACGTGCTGGAGAACCTGGTCGGGAACGCGGTCAAGTACACCCGGCCCGGCGAGACCCCGCAGATCGAGATCGTCTCCGTACCGGCCGGTGCCCGCACCCGGATCGAGGTCGCGGACCACGGGATCGGCGTGCCGGAGGTGGACCGGGCCCGGGTCTTCGACGCGTTCCACCGCTCGCCGAACGGCGCCGACCGGCCCGGGACCGGACTCGGCCTGGCCATCTGCCAGCGGATCGTGGAACGGCACGGCGGCGAGATCGGCGTGGAGTCGAACGCGGGTGGCGGCAGCCGGTTCTGGTTCACGCTGCCCGGCGGCGGCTAG
- a CDS encoding DUF7455 domain-containing protein, whose amino-acid sequence MNALLNPTQVEIVNTVTERCDSCGAAAKLGVRLSGGGELSFCGHHANRHAGEIAKMANRVLVEAGFAWTGSSRTA is encoded by the coding sequence ATGAACGCACTGCTGAACCCCACCCAGGTGGAGATCGTCAACACCGTCACCGAGCGCTGCGACAGCTGCGGGGCGGCTGCGAAGCTGGGCGTGCGCCTCTCCGGGGGCGGTGAGCTCTCGTTCTGCGGCCACCACGCGAACCGGCACGCCGGCGAGATCGCCAAGATGGCGAACCGGGTGCTCGTCGAGGCCGGGTTCGCCTGGACCGGCTCGTCCCGCACCGCCTGA
- a CDS encoding S8 family serine peptidase, whose translation MTAFHRTGRRTTGLAIASATAAAFVALTGVGVAQAAAPATGAVLQDGAPGAIKDSYIVVLRDTAATGRSANVAGDLAKRYGGKVRASFTSAVRGFTTEMSRTAARRLAADPAVKFVEQDRRVTMSGTQSNPTWGLDRIDQRTLPLSRSYTSPSASNVTAYVLDTGVRISHQDFGGRARHGWDFVDNDAVADDCQGHGTHVAGTVGGTAYGVAKDVKLVSVRVLGCDGSGSYSQIIAGVDWVTRNAAKPAVVNMSLGGSASASLDDAVQRSINSGVTYVLAAGNDNRDACGSSPARLPAGITVGASDSVDARASFSNWGSCLDLFAPGARILSAARSGDTATATMSGTSMAAPHVAGAAALVLGANPLATPQQVRDALTGAATTGRVSGANGSPNRLLYTGTATAPLAVQTPVTPATANCNRVESLTDVALPATSALTVANCGPASTTASARTSVQVSVRQAVRGDLRVQLTSPNGKIWNLKPSTGTGNLNAVWNFDASSALKNGTWTLTVKDAQGRTGLLDSWTLTV comes from the coding sequence ATGACCGCGTTTCACCGCACCGGCCGGCGTACCACCGGTCTCGCCATCGCCTCCGCCACCGCCGCCGCGTTCGTCGCGCTGACCGGCGTGGGCGTGGCCCAGGCCGCCGCACCGGCCACCGGCGCCGTCCTCCAGGACGGGGCGCCGGGCGCGATCAAGGACAGCTACATCGTGGTCCTGCGGGACACCGCGGCGACCGGCCGATCCGCGAACGTGGCGGGCGACCTGGCGAAGCGGTACGGCGGCAAGGTCCGCGCGTCGTTCACCTCGGCCGTGCGCGGCTTCACCACCGAGATGTCCCGGACCGCGGCGCGGCGCCTCGCGGCCGACCCCGCCGTCAAGTTCGTCGAGCAGGACCGCCGCGTCACGATGAGCGGCACGCAGAGCAACCCGACCTGGGGCCTGGACCGCATCGACCAGCGCACCCTGCCGCTCAGCCGGAGCTACACCTCCCCGTCCGCGTCGAACGTGACCGCGTACGTGCTGGACACCGGCGTGCGGATCAGCCACCAGGACTTCGGCGGCCGGGCCAGGCACGGCTGGGACTTCGTCGACAACGACGCGGTCGCGGACGACTGCCAGGGCCACGGCACCCACGTCGCCGGTACGGTCGGCGGCACCGCGTACGGCGTCGCCAAGGACGTCAAGCTGGTGTCCGTGCGGGTGCTCGGCTGCGACGGCAGCGGCAGCTACTCGCAGATCATCGCGGGCGTCGACTGGGTCACCCGCAACGCGGCGAAGCCGGCCGTGGTGAACATGAGCCTCGGCGGCTCGGCCTCGGCGTCGCTGGACGACGCGGTGCAGCGCTCGATCAACTCGGGCGTGACGTACGTGCTGGCCGCCGGCAACGACAACCGGGACGCCTGCGGTTCCTCCCCGGCCCGGCTCCCGGCCGGCATCACGGTCGGCGCCTCGGACAGCGTCGACGCCCGCGCGTCGTTCTCGAACTGGGGCAGCTGCCTGGACCTCTTCGCGCCCGGCGCGCGGATCCTGTCGGCGGCCCGGTCCGGCGACACCGCCACCGCCACGATGAGCGGCACCTCGATGGCGGCGCCGCACGTGGCCGGCGCGGCCGCGCTGGTGCTGGGCGCGAACCCGCTGGCCACCCCGCAGCAGGTGCGTGACGCGCTGACCGGCGCGGCCACCACCGGCCGGGTGTCCGGCGCGAACGGCTCGCCGAACCGGCTGCTCTACACCGGCACGGCCACCGCGCCGCTGGCCGTGCAGACGCCGGTCACCCCGGCGACCGCGAACTGCAACCGGGTCGAGTCGCTCACCGACGTGGCGCTGCCCGCGACCTCGGCGCTGACCGTCGCGAACTGCGGCCCGGCGTCCACCACGGCCTCGGCGCGGACCAGCGTGCAGGTGTCCGTCCGCCAGGCGGTCCGTGGCGACCTGCGGGTCCAGCTCACCTCCCCGAACGGGAAGATCTGGAACCTGAAGCCGTCCACCGGCACCGGCAACCTGAACGCCGTCTGGAACTTCGACGCCTCGAGCGCGCTGAAGAACGGCACCTGGACGCTGACGGTCAAGGACGCGCAGGGCCGGACCGGCCTGCTCGACTCCTGGACCCTCACGGTCTGA
- a CDS encoding CBM96 family carbohydrate-binding protein, with amino-acid sequence MRRTQGVFGTLLAGSLAVGAIAGAPAQAATTTTTQLSVSASDDAYTSSARKSLTTGSETKLVAGTVAGDRKVSYLKFTTGKAATGAKLALALDGAPAGSTLTVTRVLTSSWAESTLTSTNAPALGTTTVSAKLAAGQREVVLDLGAQITAAGTYSFAISSSSTTAATRIHSTEHGTAGLRPALRLTVAGAATPAPATPAAPVSGCTTGAKLVPTCGVLWGAAAGGFTSTPRDTALKQWEAATGRTAAIYHTYHKGNELFPTKAELAMTQDAAKPRTLLLNWKVAYGDTWAGVKAGKQDKRIDRWAAYVKANVKKPFFLALHHEPENDVNTNPESGMTAKDYAGMYRHVIQRLRANGVTNAINVVAYMGNETYLAKSWWPDLYPGDDVVDWIGLDSYLNAEKGYHHGDFNNLLDRGPVAGTNKLGFYGWATTKHAGKPIMVAEWGVYHSLKRTADKGAVFDTVLNQLKARPAVKAMVYFDCPADDTGDRNIAVTSSASALAAFKKIAADPIFNVSLK; translated from the coding sequence TTGCGCAGGACTCAGGGAGTCTTCGGGACGCTGCTGGCGGGCTCGCTGGCGGTCGGTGCAATCGCGGGCGCGCCCGCGCAGGCGGCCACGACCACCACGACGCAGCTGTCGGTCTCCGCCTCGGACGACGCCTACACGTCCTCCGCCCGCAAGAGCCTGACCACCGGCTCGGAGACGAAGCTGGTCGCCGGCACGGTCGCCGGTGACCGCAAGGTCTCCTACCTGAAGTTCACCACCGGCAAGGCCGCGACCGGCGCGAAGCTGGCGCTGGCGCTGGACGGCGCACCGGCCGGCAGCACGCTGACCGTCACCCGGGTGCTCACCAGCTCGTGGGCCGAGTCCACGCTGACCTCGACGAACGCCCCGGCGCTGGGCACCACCACGGTGTCCGCGAAGCTGGCCGCCGGCCAGCGGGAGGTCGTCCTCGACCTCGGCGCCCAGATCACGGCGGCCGGCACCTACTCGTTCGCGATCAGCTCCAGCTCCACCACCGCGGCCACCCGGATCCACTCCACCGAGCACGGCACCGCGGGCCTGCGCCCGGCGCTGCGGCTGACCGTGGCCGGCGCGGCCACCCCGGCCCCGGCGACCCCGGCCGCCCCGGTGTCCGGCTGCACCACCGGCGCGAAGCTGGTCCCGACCTGCGGCGTGCTGTGGGGTGCGGCGGCCGGCGGCTTCACCTCGACCCCGCGGGACACCGCGCTGAAGCAGTGGGAGGCCGCGACCGGCCGTACCGCCGCGATCTACCACACGTACCACAAGGGCAACGAGCTGTTCCCGACCAAGGCCGAGCTCGCCATGACGCAGGACGCCGCGAAGCCGCGCACGCTGCTGCTGAACTGGAAGGTCGCGTACGGCGACACCTGGGCCGGGGTGAAGGCGGGCAAGCAGGACAAGCGCATCGACCGCTGGGCCGCGTACGTCAAGGCGAACGTCAAGAAGCCGTTCTTCCTGGCGCTGCACCACGAGCCGGAGAACGACGTCAACACCAACCCGGAGTCGGGCATGACCGCCAAGGACTACGCCGGCATGTATCGGCACGTGATCCAGCGGCTGCGCGCGAACGGCGTCACCAACGCGATCAACGTGGTCGCCTACATGGGCAACGAGACCTACCTGGCCAAGTCCTGGTGGCCGGACCTGTACCCGGGCGACGACGTCGTGGACTGGATCGGCCTGGACTCGTACCTGAACGCGGAGAAGGGCTACCACCACGGCGACTTCAACAACCTGCTCGACCGCGGCCCGGTCGCCGGCACGAACAAGCTCGGCTTCTACGGCTGGGCGACCACGAAGCACGCCGGTAAGCCGATCATGGTCGCCGAGTGGGGCGTCTACCACAGCCTGAAGCGCACCGCGGACAAGGGCGCGGTCTTCGACACCGTGCTGAACCAGCTCAAGGCGCGCCCGGCGGTCAAGGCGATGGTCTACTTCGACTGCCCGGCCGACGACACCGGCGACCGGAACATCGCGGTCACCAGCAGCGCGTCCGCGCTGGCCGCGTTCAAGAAGATCGCGGCTGACCCGATCTTCAACGTCTCGCTCAAGTAG